Proteins from one Pagrus major chromosome 1, Pma_NU_1.0 genomic window:
- the LOC140993922 gene encoding bromodomain-containing protein 4-like isoform X2, with amino-acid sequence MGDGLEAGSSQNPPSAPPPLPFNPPPPETWNPNRPKRQTNQLQYLLKEVLKPLWKHHFAWPFQAPVDAIKLNLPDYYKIIKIPMDMGTIKKRLENNYYWNAQECIQDFNTMFTNCYIYNKPGDDIVLMAEALEKHFLGMITQMPQEETEIAVFTKGRRGGRREPGMIKSDSGHESSSPSTTPHTRGFSSPSTTPQTRAAPAPQGPPALSLGQPPPPRVPPTPPSHAPSHAPSHAPSHAPSHVPSHVPSHVPSHAPSHAPSHVPSHVPSHAPSHAPHLGPAFPLSTPDILAQGMTSVPPPAPTHQGLHPAPMLQSSPSLIKHQQQRKSQKRKADTTTPTANDQLSESSPVSAETRPRRESSRPSKQPKKEPLQPDSQHHLGGGLETGGTVTQKRQDQLRFCARLVREMLSKKHVSYAWPFYKPVDVRALGLHDYHDIIKHPMDLSSIKKKMDNRQYRDAQEFAADVRLMFSNCYKYNPPDHDVVGMARKLQDVFEMRFAKMPDEPEEPVPVPTPSSALHPAPSTRQAPPLSAVSEDDSSSTSESESSGGDSEHERQQRLAELQEQLKAVHEQLAALSQPQASKPKKKEREKKEKEKEKEKEKEKEKKKEKHKKKMGAEEAVETPPTVVLQTSKKNKSSKELNIVKKERKKPGKKEGVKNSRPPLLPQPGPTPLVPSASLEAEDDMDAFGGVSTERGKPMSYEEKRQLSLDINKLPGDKLGRVVHIIQTREPSLKNSNPDEIEIDFETLKPSTLRELEKYVSSCLKKKKKPSVEKPLETTNVTKMKTGSSSSDSSDSSDSEDSENGLVPKQQKKTLSNKDTKRPHQPLSSAAGPVAPQPQIQPQVIQSKPPYVPPPPVHVPVPSLESSQLLSSGFDPLAQFMNPHLTQSNTEPNPTITTAGAPVVPGLLNANTPTGQTPTETHPFLNQHPILPSPAIHNALPQQPSRPSNRAAPLPPKILQPPPSSLPTLPPSPSPQLQPSLPLSLPQPVPRPRVPSPPSHGILGTLSAQPPQALLEDDEEPTATSSEMPPLSQVHSFLQSLQPRPTPQTQPLHAHMHSPAQAASQLVPSLHTQAVTTPTPPMTQRHSHPQMRFPHTHTPVSQQQKGVALQQKVQQMQQQHQQHQQQQPSPRSKTEPFSTGCLRESPSPLMMHSPQMPQFHPMGQQSPSQTKKHEQRSNLVAVKEEKPSQSPVLPPSPFSPAMRQDSHKPDSKHRLDLKSMDGSRPGSRLPDSPAPPCSQQDIKIKQEPKTPIAPKKTQDVKLKNMGSWASLAQRSQSTPASSVRSSSDSFEQFRRAAREKEERERQLKAQAEQARREQEKLRRDDEDTIEQARRAQEDARRRQEQQSPLAPTPPASTPPTHSPQAPPVQQQAPPPPAAAAQNTPDQQREMARRREQERRRREAMADTIDINFQSDLMAIFEENLF; translated from the exons ATGGGAGACGGACTGGAGGCAGGCAGCAGCCAGAACCCTCCCTCTGCCCCACCACCTCTCCCCTTCAACCCTCCACCCCCTGAAACATGGAACCCGAACAGGCCCAAACGACAGACCAACCAGCTACAG TACCTGCTTAAAGAGGTGTTGAAGCCATTATGGAAACACCACTTTGCATGGCCCTTCCAAGCTCCTGTAGATGCCATCAAACTCAATTTGCCT gACTACTATAAGATCATCAAGATCCCTATGGACATGGGCACGATAAAAAAACGCCTGGAGAACAACTACTACTGGAATGCCCAGGAGTGTATCCAAGACTTCAACACGATGTTCACGAACTGCTACATCTACAACAAG ccTGGAGATGATATTGTCCTAATGGCGGAGGCCTTGGAGAAGCACTTCCTCGGGATGATCACACAGATGCCACAGGAGGAGACGGAGATTGCTGTTTTCACCAAGGGACGCCGAGGGGGCAGACGGGAGCCTG GTATGATCAAGTCAGATTCAGGCCATGAGTCATCGTCCCCCTCCACCACCCCCCACACACGAGGCTTCTCGTCCCCTTCAACCACCCCGCAGACCCGTGCCGCACCTGCCCCTCAAGGTCCTCCCGCCCTTTCTCTGGGCCAGCCTCCGCCCCCACGCGTGCCTCCAACACCACCCTCACACGCTCCCTCCCACGCTCCCTCCCATGCTCCCTCCCACGCACCTTCCCACGTACCCTCCCACGTACCCTCCCACGTACCCTCCCACGCACCCTCCCATGCACCCTCCCACGTACCCTCCCACGTACCTTCCCACGCACCCTCCCACGCACCCCATCTGGGACCTGCGTTTCCCCTCTCAACACCTGACATCCTGGCCCAGGGCATGACCTCTGTTCCCCCTCCAGCCCCAACGCACCAAGGCCTCCATCCAGCCCCGATGCTGCAGAGCAGCCCTTCCCTCATCAAG CACCAACAGCAAAGGAAGAGCCAGAAGAGGAAAGCAGACACGACCACACCCACGGCCAACGACCAGCTCAGTGAATCATCTCCTGTCTCTGCCGAGACTCGGCCGCGCCGAGAGAGCAGTCGCCCGTCTAAGCAACCCAAAAAAGAACCTTTGCAGCCGGACTCTCAGCATCACCTGGGAGGCGGTTTGGAGACCGGAGGGACAGTTACGCAGAAGCGGCAGGATCAGTTGCGTTTCTGCGCGCGCCTCGTCAGAGAAATGCTTTCCAAGAAACATGTATCATACGCCTGGCCCTTCTACAAGCCTGTTGACGTAAGAGCTCTTGGCCTCCACGACTACCACGACATCATCAAGCACCCCATGGATCTCAGCTCTATCAAG aaAAAGATGGACAACAGACAGTACAGAGACGCTCAAGAATTTGCCGCAGACGTCCGGTTGATGTTCTCGAACTGTTACAAGTACAATCCCCCAGACCATGATGTGGTTGGCATGGCGCGCAAATTACAG GACGTGTTTGAGATGCGTTTTGCCAAAATGCCTGATGAGCCAGAGGAGCCCGTCCCTGTTCCCACCCCGTCGTCGGCCCTCCACCCTGCCCCCTCCACTCGACAAGCCCCGCCTCTTTCTGCTGTCTCGGAAGACGATAGCTCCAGTACCTCCGAATCGGAGTCCTCCGGGGGAGACTCAGAACACGAAAGGCAACAGCGATTGGCTGAGTTACAGGAACAG CTTAAAGCTGTCCATGAACAGCTGGCAGCACTCTCCCAGCCCCAAGCCAGCAAGCccaagaagaaagagagggaaaagaaggagaaggagaaggaaaaggaaaaggagaaggagaaggagaagaagaaagaaaagcacaagAAGAAGATGGGAGCAGAGGAAGCTGTGGAGACACCTCCAACTGTCGTGCTTCAGACTTCTAAGAAAAACAAGAGCAGCAAGGAGCTGAACATTGtaaagaaggaaaggaaaaagccCGG TAAGAAAGAAGGAGTTAAAAATAGCCGCCCACCTCTGCTGCCTCAGCCTGGGCCAACTCCTCTCGTCCCCTCGGCCTCTCTTGAAGCAGAGGATGACATGG ATGCTTTCGGGGGCGTGTCCACTGAGAGGGGCAAGCCGATGTCGTACGAGGAGAAGCGGCAGCTGAGCCTGGACATCAACAAGCTGCCCGGCGACAAACTGGGCCGCGTCGTGCACATAATCCAAACGCGCGAGCCTTCGCTGAAGAACTCCAACCCGGATGAGATCGAGATCGACTTTGAGACTCTGAAGCCCTCCAcgctgagagagctggagaaatACGTGTCCAGCTGcctcaagaagaagaaaaagccaTCAG TAGAGAAGCCTCTGGAAAcaacaaatgtgacaaagatGAAGACAGGATCCTCATCTTCAGACAGCAGCGACTCCTCTGATAGTGAAGACTCTGAGAATG GGCTGGTTCccaagcagcagaagaagaccTTGTCTAACAAGGACACCAAGAGACCCCACCAGCCCCTCAGTAGCGCAGCGGGCCCAGTCGCTCCTCAGCCTCAGATTCAGCCTCAAGTGATCCAGTCCAAACCACCGTATGTCCCCCCTCCGCCTGTCCACGTCCCTGTCCCGTCTCTGGAGTCGTCCCAGCTGTTGAGCTCTGGATTTGATCCTCTGGCTCAGTTCATGAACCCTCACCTGACGCAGTCGAACACAGAGCCAAATCCAACCATTACTACTGCCGGTGCCCCTGTCGTGCCCGGCCTCCTCAACGCAAACACACCCACCGGCCAGACGCCCACTGAGACGCATCCTTTCCTAAACCAACATCCCATCTTACCTTCACCAG CGATCCACAATGCTCTACCCCAACAACCATCGAGACCGAGCAACCGAGCAGCACCACTTCCTCCAAAAATCTTACAGCCTCCCCCGTCCTCACTCCCCACCCTGCCTCCATCCCCCTCACCCCAGCTTCAGCCCTCGCTTCCACTCAGTCTCCCCCAGCCTGTCCCCCGCCCCCGCGTCCCTTCACCCCCATCGCATGGCATCTTGGGCACCCTCTCGGCGCAACCCCCACAAGCCCTGCTGGAGGACGACGAAGAGCCGACGGCCACCAGTTCTGAAATGCCGCCCCTCAGTCAAGTTCACAGCTTCTTGCAGTCGCTCCAGCCTCGACCCACCCCGCAGACACAGCCGCTGCACGCGCACATGCATTCGCCTGCGCAGGCCGCCTCTCAGCTGGTGCCGTCGCTGCACACGCAGGCTGTGACCACGCCCACCCCTCCCATGACGCAGCGACACAGCCACCCGCAAATGCGGTTCCCACATACGCACACGCCggtgtcacagcagcagaaggGGGTGGCCCTGCAGCAGAAGGTACAACAGatgcaacaacaacatcaacaacatcaacaacaacagccatCACCGCGCAGCAAGACGGAGCCTTTCTCAACAG GTTGCCTGCGTGAGAGCCCTTCTCCCCTGATGATGCACTCTCCTCAGATGCCTCAGTTCCATCCAATGGGACAGCAGTCACCCTCACAGACCAAGAAACAT GAGCAGAGGTCCAACCTGGTGGCCGTCAAAGAGGAGAAGCCTTCCCAGTCACCAGTTCTGCCGCCCTCGCCCTTCAGCCCTGCCATGCGTCAAGACTCACACAAACCGGACAGCAAACACA GATTAGATCTAAAGTCAATGGATGGTTCTCGCCCTGGTTCTCGCCTCCCGGACTCTCCAGCACCCCCCTGCTCCCAGCAAGACATCAAAATCAAACAAGAGCCCAAAACTCCTATTGCTCCCAAGAAGACACAG GATGTGAAGTTAAAGAACATGGGTTCTTGGGCCAGCCTCGCTCAGAGGTCCCAGTCGACGCCGGCCTCCTCCGTGCGCTCCTCCAGCGACAGCTTCGAACAGTTCAGGCGGGCTGccagggagaaggaggagagagagagacagctgaaGGCCCAGGCAGAGCAGGCGAGGAGGGAGCAAGAAAAGCTACG TCGTGACGACGAGGACACCATCGAGCAGGCGCGTCGAGCACAAGAAGACGCCCGCCGTCGCCAGGAGCAACAGTCACCGCTCGCTCCGACACCTCCGGCTTCCACCCCTCCCACCCACTCCCCACAGGCCCCACCCGTACAGCAACAAGCCCCGCCCCCGCCCGCCGCGGCTGCACAGAACACTCCCGACCAGCAGAGGGAGATGGCCCGCCGCCGTGAGCAGGAGAGGCGCAGGAGAGAGGCG
- the LOC140993922 gene encoding bromodomain-containing protein 4-like isoform X1: protein MGDGLEAGSSQNPPSAPPPLPFNPPPPETWNPNRPKRQTNQLQYLLKEVLKPLWKHHFAWPFQAPVDAIKLNLPDYYKIIKIPMDMGTIKKRLENNYYWNAQECIQDFNTMFTNCYIYNKPGDDIVLMAEALEKHFLGMITQMPQEETEIAVFTKGRRGGRREPGMIKSDSGHESSSPSTTPHTRGFSSPSTTPQTRAAPAPQGPPALSLGQPPPPRVPPTPPSHAPSHAPSHAPSHAPSHVPSHVPSHVPSHAPSHAPSHVPSHVPSHAPSHAPHLGPAFPLSTPDILAQGMTSVPPPAPTHQGLHPAPMLQSSPSLIKHQQQRKSQKRKADTTTPTANDQLSESSPVSAETRPRRESSRPSKQPKKEPLQPDSQHHLGGGLETGGTVTQKRQDQLRFCARLVREMLSKKHVSYAWPFYKPVDVRALGLHDYHDIIKHPMDLSSIKKKMDNRQYRDAQEFAADVRLMFSNCYKYNPPDHDVVGMARKLQDVFEMRFAKMPDEPEEPVPVPTPSSALHPAPSTRQAPPLSAVSEDDSSSTSESESSGGDSEHERQQRLAELQEQLKAVHEQLAALSQPQASKPKKKEREKKEKEKEKEKEKEKEKKKEKHKKKMGAEEAVETPPTVVLQTSKKNKSSKELNIVKKERKKPGKKEGVKNSRPPLLPQPGPTPLVPSASLEAEDDMDAFGGVSTERGKPMSYEEKRQLSLDINKLPGDKLGRVVHIIQTREPSLKNSNPDEIEIDFETLKPSTLRELEKYVSSCLKKKKKPSVEKPLETTNVTKMKTGSSSSDSSDSSDSEDSENGLVPKQQKKTLSNKDTKRPHQPLSSAAGPVAPQPQIQPQVIQSKPPYVPPPPVHVPVPSLESSQLLSSGFDPLAQFMNPHLTQSNTEPNPTITTAGAPVVPGLLNANTPTGQTPTETHPFLNQHPILPSPAIHNALPQQPSRPSNRAAPLPPKILQPPPSSLPTLPPSPSPQLQPSLPLSLPQPVPRPRVPSPPSHGILGTLSAQPPQALLEDDEEPTATSSEMPPLSQVHSFLQSLQPRPTPQTQPLHAHMHSPAQAASQLVPSLHTQAVTTPTPPMTQRHSHPQMRFPHTHTPVSQQQKGVALQQKVQQMQQQHQQHQQQQPSPRSKTEPFSTGCLRESPSPLMMHSPQMPQFHPMGQQSPSQTKKHEQRSNLVAVKEEKPSQSPVLPPSPFSPAMRQDSHKPDSKHRLDLKSMDGSRPGSRLPDSPAPPCSQQDIKIKQEPKTPIAPKKTQDVKLKNMGSWASLAQRSQSTPASSVRSSSDSFEQFRRAAREKEERERQLKAQAEQARREQEKLRSRDDEDTIEQARRAQEDARRRQEQQSPLAPTPPASTPPTHSPQAPPVQQQAPPPPAAAAQNTPDQQREMARRREQERRRREAMADTIDINFQSDLMAIFEENLF from the exons ATGGGAGACGGACTGGAGGCAGGCAGCAGCCAGAACCCTCCCTCTGCCCCACCACCTCTCCCCTTCAACCCTCCACCCCCTGAAACATGGAACCCGAACAGGCCCAAACGACAGACCAACCAGCTACAG TACCTGCTTAAAGAGGTGTTGAAGCCATTATGGAAACACCACTTTGCATGGCCCTTCCAAGCTCCTGTAGATGCCATCAAACTCAATTTGCCT gACTACTATAAGATCATCAAGATCCCTATGGACATGGGCACGATAAAAAAACGCCTGGAGAACAACTACTACTGGAATGCCCAGGAGTGTATCCAAGACTTCAACACGATGTTCACGAACTGCTACATCTACAACAAG ccTGGAGATGATATTGTCCTAATGGCGGAGGCCTTGGAGAAGCACTTCCTCGGGATGATCACACAGATGCCACAGGAGGAGACGGAGATTGCTGTTTTCACCAAGGGACGCCGAGGGGGCAGACGGGAGCCTG GTATGATCAAGTCAGATTCAGGCCATGAGTCATCGTCCCCCTCCACCACCCCCCACACACGAGGCTTCTCGTCCCCTTCAACCACCCCGCAGACCCGTGCCGCACCTGCCCCTCAAGGTCCTCCCGCCCTTTCTCTGGGCCAGCCTCCGCCCCCACGCGTGCCTCCAACACCACCCTCACACGCTCCCTCCCACGCTCCCTCCCATGCTCCCTCCCACGCACCTTCCCACGTACCCTCCCACGTACCCTCCCACGTACCCTCCCACGCACCCTCCCATGCACCCTCCCACGTACCCTCCCACGTACCTTCCCACGCACCCTCCCACGCACCCCATCTGGGACCTGCGTTTCCCCTCTCAACACCTGACATCCTGGCCCAGGGCATGACCTCTGTTCCCCCTCCAGCCCCAACGCACCAAGGCCTCCATCCAGCCCCGATGCTGCAGAGCAGCCCTTCCCTCATCAAG CACCAACAGCAAAGGAAGAGCCAGAAGAGGAAAGCAGACACGACCACACCCACGGCCAACGACCAGCTCAGTGAATCATCTCCTGTCTCTGCCGAGACTCGGCCGCGCCGAGAGAGCAGTCGCCCGTCTAAGCAACCCAAAAAAGAACCTTTGCAGCCGGACTCTCAGCATCACCTGGGAGGCGGTTTGGAGACCGGAGGGACAGTTACGCAGAAGCGGCAGGATCAGTTGCGTTTCTGCGCGCGCCTCGTCAGAGAAATGCTTTCCAAGAAACATGTATCATACGCCTGGCCCTTCTACAAGCCTGTTGACGTAAGAGCTCTTGGCCTCCACGACTACCACGACATCATCAAGCACCCCATGGATCTCAGCTCTATCAAG aaAAAGATGGACAACAGACAGTACAGAGACGCTCAAGAATTTGCCGCAGACGTCCGGTTGATGTTCTCGAACTGTTACAAGTACAATCCCCCAGACCATGATGTGGTTGGCATGGCGCGCAAATTACAG GACGTGTTTGAGATGCGTTTTGCCAAAATGCCTGATGAGCCAGAGGAGCCCGTCCCTGTTCCCACCCCGTCGTCGGCCCTCCACCCTGCCCCCTCCACTCGACAAGCCCCGCCTCTTTCTGCTGTCTCGGAAGACGATAGCTCCAGTACCTCCGAATCGGAGTCCTCCGGGGGAGACTCAGAACACGAAAGGCAACAGCGATTGGCTGAGTTACAGGAACAG CTTAAAGCTGTCCATGAACAGCTGGCAGCACTCTCCCAGCCCCAAGCCAGCAAGCccaagaagaaagagagggaaaagaaggagaaggagaaggaaaaggaaaaggagaaggagaaggagaagaagaaagaaaagcacaagAAGAAGATGGGAGCAGAGGAAGCTGTGGAGACACCTCCAACTGTCGTGCTTCAGACTTCTAAGAAAAACAAGAGCAGCAAGGAGCTGAACATTGtaaagaaggaaaggaaaaagccCGG TAAGAAAGAAGGAGTTAAAAATAGCCGCCCACCTCTGCTGCCTCAGCCTGGGCCAACTCCTCTCGTCCCCTCGGCCTCTCTTGAAGCAGAGGATGACATGG ATGCTTTCGGGGGCGTGTCCACTGAGAGGGGCAAGCCGATGTCGTACGAGGAGAAGCGGCAGCTGAGCCTGGACATCAACAAGCTGCCCGGCGACAAACTGGGCCGCGTCGTGCACATAATCCAAACGCGCGAGCCTTCGCTGAAGAACTCCAACCCGGATGAGATCGAGATCGACTTTGAGACTCTGAAGCCCTCCAcgctgagagagctggagaaatACGTGTCCAGCTGcctcaagaagaagaaaaagccaTCAG TAGAGAAGCCTCTGGAAAcaacaaatgtgacaaagatGAAGACAGGATCCTCATCTTCAGACAGCAGCGACTCCTCTGATAGTGAAGACTCTGAGAATG GGCTGGTTCccaagcagcagaagaagaccTTGTCTAACAAGGACACCAAGAGACCCCACCAGCCCCTCAGTAGCGCAGCGGGCCCAGTCGCTCCTCAGCCTCAGATTCAGCCTCAAGTGATCCAGTCCAAACCACCGTATGTCCCCCCTCCGCCTGTCCACGTCCCTGTCCCGTCTCTGGAGTCGTCCCAGCTGTTGAGCTCTGGATTTGATCCTCTGGCTCAGTTCATGAACCCTCACCTGACGCAGTCGAACACAGAGCCAAATCCAACCATTACTACTGCCGGTGCCCCTGTCGTGCCCGGCCTCCTCAACGCAAACACACCCACCGGCCAGACGCCCACTGAGACGCATCCTTTCCTAAACCAACATCCCATCTTACCTTCACCAG CGATCCACAATGCTCTACCCCAACAACCATCGAGACCGAGCAACCGAGCAGCACCACTTCCTCCAAAAATCTTACAGCCTCCCCCGTCCTCACTCCCCACCCTGCCTCCATCCCCCTCACCCCAGCTTCAGCCCTCGCTTCCACTCAGTCTCCCCCAGCCTGTCCCCCGCCCCCGCGTCCCTTCACCCCCATCGCATGGCATCTTGGGCACCCTCTCGGCGCAACCCCCACAAGCCCTGCTGGAGGACGACGAAGAGCCGACGGCCACCAGTTCTGAAATGCCGCCCCTCAGTCAAGTTCACAGCTTCTTGCAGTCGCTCCAGCCTCGACCCACCCCGCAGACACAGCCGCTGCACGCGCACATGCATTCGCCTGCGCAGGCCGCCTCTCAGCTGGTGCCGTCGCTGCACACGCAGGCTGTGACCACGCCCACCCCTCCCATGACGCAGCGACACAGCCACCCGCAAATGCGGTTCCCACATACGCACACGCCggtgtcacagcagcagaaggGGGTGGCCCTGCAGCAGAAGGTACAACAGatgcaacaacaacatcaacaacatcaacaacaacagccatCACCGCGCAGCAAGACGGAGCCTTTCTCAACAG GTTGCCTGCGTGAGAGCCCTTCTCCCCTGATGATGCACTCTCCTCAGATGCCTCAGTTCCATCCAATGGGACAGCAGTCACCCTCACAGACCAAGAAACAT GAGCAGAGGTCCAACCTGGTGGCCGTCAAAGAGGAGAAGCCTTCCCAGTCACCAGTTCTGCCGCCCTCGCCCTTCAGCCCTGCCATGCGTCAAGACTCACACAAACCGGACAGCAAACACA GATTAGATCTAAAGTCAATGGATGGTTCTCGCCCTGGTTCTCGCCTCCCGGACTCTCCAGCACCCCCCTGCTCCCAGCAAGACATCAAAATCAAACAAGAGCCCAAAACTCCTATTGCTCCCAAGAAGACACAG GATGTGAAGTTAAAGAACATGGGTTCTTGGGCCAGCCTCGCTCAGAGGTCCCAGTCGACGCCGGCCTCCTCCGTGCGCTCCTCCAGCGACAGCTTCGAACAGTTCAGGCGGGCTGccagggagaaggaggagagagagagacagctgaaGGCCCAGGCAGAGCAGGCGAGGAGGGAGCAAGAAAAGCTACG cAGTCGTGACGACGAGGACACCATCGAGCAGGCGCGTCGAGCACAAGAAGACGCCCGCCGTCGCCAGGAGCAACAGTCACCGCTCGCTCCGACACCTCCGGCTTCCACCCCTCCCACCCACTCCCCACAGGCCCCACCCGTACAGCAACAAGCCCCGCCCCCGCCCGCCGCGGCTGCACAGAACACTCCCGACCAGCAGAGGGAGATGGCCCGCCGCCGTGAGCAGGAGAGGCGCAGGAGAGAGGCG